The Corynebacterium freiburgense region CATTGAAAGGCGGGGCGGCATGCAGATGCGGCGGAGTGTGTGGTAGAGGGACGCTATTTTTCGCCCGGTCCTTTGAGCTTTATTACGCGGAAGTCGCCGTTGGCTAGATGTTTACGCAGGTCCTTTTTGTCAAACTTGTCCACAGAGGTTTTATCAATGGATTCCACAAAGGTCCAATATTCTGGCAACATCCAGGCGGGGAGTTTTTCACGCAAGGTATCACGGAGCATTTCCGCGGTATCGCGATTTGCTGGCACTCCTTGGTGGAGGACAGTAACTGAAAGTGGGCGTTCGCCCCATTTATCGTCGGGGAATCCAATAACTGCTGCTTCAACTACCTGTTCGGCTTCCATAACAAGATTTTCAAGTTGCACAGAGTAAATCCACTCGCCGCCAGAGCGGATAACGTCTTTGGCGCGGTCTTCGATGGTTAAAAATCCATCCTTGGTAATGGATCCAACATCGCCGGTGCGCAACCATCCGTCTGCAGTGAATTTATCCGGGGCGTCGTCAACGTCTTTGCCTCTGAATATGTGTGCGGTGCCACCGTTGTGTTCAGCGGGTGATTGGTAGTAGGAAGCGGTGACCCAATTACCGCGTACTTGAATTTCTCCCTGGTTACGATCGGTTCCAGTAACATTTTCTCCGTCGCTCACTACGCGGTATTCAATGGATGCGGGGAAGCGCCCTTGGCTGATTCGATAATTCCAACGAGCCTCACCGCTAACACCGGATGGAGGCCGCGCCACAGTGCCAATCGGAGAGGTTTCGGTCATGCCCCAAATATGGATGACATCCACGCCGTAGCGTTCTTCCCAAAGTTTGATCAGGATTGGTGGGGCAGGGGAGCCGCCGACAAAGATTTCGATAAGACTCATGCGTTCCGGCGGATTACTTAAATAATGCACCATTAATGAGATCCATAATGTGGGCACACCATTAGCTACTCTTGGATGTGATTGCGCAATTATTGTCGCTAGTGATGCTGGGGAAAGGTCTCGTCCAGGGAAGACCAGCGGTGTGCCTGACATAAACGCCGCAATCGGTATGCCCCAACTTAATACGTGGTAGATGGGCACACAGCAAAGGAATGGTTCACCATGTGTAATTGCAAA contains the following coding sequences:
- a CDS encoding long-chain fatty-acid--CoA ligase translates to MLSTMNDLPLSITRILRYGASVHGETTVTTWGVDGAETTTFAEIGARASALAFALRDELGITGDQRVASFMYNCAEHLETLFAVTCMGAVFNPVNKQLMEDQIRHIINHAEDEVIVADPGLAQQLSRIISECPTVRAVIFTGIGDLSSAIDSLPATVKGYSYEALIDGRSTNYPWAELPENSAAAIVYSTGTTGAPKGVAYSHRSIYLHSMSLRTTDSFAITHGEPFLCCVPIYHVLSWGIPIAAFMSGTPLVFPGRDLSPASLATIIAQSHPRVANGVPTLWISLMVHYLSNPPERMSLIEIFVGGSPAPPILIKLWEERYGVDVIHIWGMTETSPIGTVARPPSGVSGEARWNYRISQGRFPASIEYRVVSDGENVTGTDRNQGEIQVRGNWVTASYYQSPAEHNGGTAHIFRGKDVDDAPDKFTADGWLRTGDVGSITKDGFLTIEDRAKDVIRSGGEWIYSVQLENLVMEAEQVVEAAVIGFPDDKWGERPLSVTVLHQGVPANRDTAEMLRDTLREKLPAWMLPEYWTFVESIDKTSVDKFDKKDLRKHLANGDFRVIKLKGPGEK